CATCTTTTATTGGAATTTTAGTACCATTTTCATCAACTCCTAAACTATATATGGCCCAAGATGCTATTACAAAGGCTGCTAATTCTATAGATCCACCATCCTTTAGCTGACTTTGAACTGTAGGAAGCATGAATTTGGGAATCTTAGCGGAACTTTCTGAGCAAATACGATCTACTTGATCTTTAATATAAATATTTCCAAATCTTTGAAGTAATGACTTTTTATACTCATTGAGATCTACACCTTCGAGGTCTCCCAATGTTGGAATCACTTCTTGCTCCATATAAGCCTCTAAAAAAGCACTAACCACTGTATCATTGACAACTTCGTCTATAGTAGAGTATCCTATTAAAGTACCCAATATACCTAAAACAGAATGCCCTGCATTTAGTAAACTTAGTTTCATTTTTTCATAAGGCACCACATCTTCAACAAATTGAGCCCCCACTTTTTCCCAAGCAGGTCTACCCGCTATAAAATCATCCTCAATAACCCATTGTTTAAATGGCTCACAAACAACTGGCCACGCATCTTCAATACCCGATGTTTCTTTTAATGCTGCCATATCTGCAGATACTGTAGCAGGTGTAATTCTATCTACCATACTATTTGGAAAAGATACATGAGACTCTATCCAAGAAACTAATTCTGGCTCAGCATGTTTTACATAACTAAGCAGCATTTTTTTAGTAACATGTCCGTTACCCTGAATATTATCACAAGATTGAATGGTACAACCAGAAACATTATTCTCTTTTCTTAACTTTAAACCTTGAGTTAAGTATCCAAATACGGTTTTAGGATCATTTGGGTTTTTTAAATCTTTTTGAATTGATGGATTCTCTATTTCAAATTCTCCAGTGGCTTCATTATAATTATAACCACCTTCAGTAATCGTTAATGTAATTATTTTAATTTCTGGGTTGGCTATTCTTTCAATAACCGCTATGGGATTTTCTGGAGCGAACAAATAATCAACTATAGAACCAATAATTGTTTTTGTTAAAGTTCCATCTAATTCTTTTACTATCAAAGTATACAACCCATTTTGATCTTTAAGCGTTTGATAAATTCTTTGATCAAAACTCAACAATGCGACGCCACAGATACCCCAATTAGAATTGGAGTTCTTATTAAGTAACTCATCTGTATAAAAAGCTTCATGTGCTCTATGAAAACCACCTATTCCAATATGTAGAATACCTGCTTTCACGTTCGTTCTATCATATGTTGGTACTGAAACCCTCTCTTTCAACAGAGATAGGTTTTTACTATTCACCTTATAATAATCCATTGTTATATTCTTTATTTATCTTCAAATCTTTGGAGTAAAACTGCAAACACAATGATAGCTCCCTTAACTACTTGTTGTGGATAAGAAGGCACATTTAAAAGGTTTAAAATATTCCCTATTAACCCTAAAATAAGAACCCCCATTAAGGTATTAACAGCTGAACCTTTCCCTCCATTTAAACTCGCACCGCCAATAACTACTGCTGCAATAGCATCTAATTCCCAAGCCATCCCCATATTAGGAGAGCCTAAATTGGTTCTTGATGCAACAATAATAGCTGCTGTTGCTGCTAAAGCACCCGATATGGCATAGACCAAAAACTTATACTTATTAACTTTTATTCCAGACAAGCGAGACGCTTCTTCGTTACTACCAATAGCTATAATTAACCTTCCAAACACATTATAATGAAGTAACACTTGAGCTATTATTACAATAATGATGAATATAATTGCGATGTTAGGAATACCTAAAAATGAATTATTTGCAAAGTTTGCCATAAATTCACCTCCTGGTGTTTTAAATGTAATTGGAGATCCTTTCGAATAGATAAAACCTAATCCTCTAGCAATCGTCATAAGTGCAAGTGTCGCAATAAATGGTGCCATTTTTTGATAAGCTACCAAATATCCAGAAATACTTCCTAATAAGAAACCAATAACGAGGGTAAGTGATATTGCTAACGGCAACACCACTATATTAATCAGGATTGCAAATACAACCGCTAATAAAGCGACTAAAGAGCCAACCGACAAATCGATACCCCCTGTTAATATGACTATGAGCATACCAATACTAATAATACCAATACCTGAAACTTGCTTTAATAAGTTGGACAGGTTTATGGATGTGAAAAACACATCGGAGATCATTGCTGAAAAAACTACAAGCAATACAAAAATGAAGATTGTATTATATTTTATTAAAAATTTAAGAACCCCACTAGGGCTGCTTAATTGATTTTTTAGAGTTAGTGACATATTTTTATAATTTAGTTAGTGAGACTTTTTATGATTTTAAATGTTTTCCAATGGAATATCTTAGAATATTCTCTTCTGAAAATTTCTCTTTAGGTAATTCTCCAAAAATGGTCCCTTTATGCATAACAAGAATTCGGTCTGATATTCCCATAATTTCAGGCATATCTGATGAAATAACAATCACTCCTACACCCTTTTTTGCCACTTCATTAATAAGATTATAAATTTCAACTTTAGCACCTACATCAACACCTCGTGTTGGCTCGTCGATAATAATGACTTTGCTATCAATACTCAACCATTTGGCTAAAGCCACTTTTTGTTGATTACCACCGCTCAGGTTCTTTACAATAACTTTTCCGCTAGGGGTTTTAATGCTTAATTTATCTATCAAACCAACAACATTAGCCGTTTCTTTATCAGAAAATATAAAACCGAATTTGTTTGAAATAGGTTTAAAATTGGTAATACTGATGTTTCGACCAATTGATAAAGGCAAAAACACACCTTCTTCTTTTCTATCTTCAGACACAAAACCAATAGCATGTTTTACTGCATTCGCTGGACACGAAATATTTAAATCAATTCCTGCGATACTTATTACACCCGATTTCTTTTTATCTGCCCCGAAAATTAATTTTGCTGTTTCCGTTCTTCCACTACCACCTAAGCCAGCTATTCCCAACACTTCTCCTGCTTTTACTGAGAAAGACACATCATGTACCAAGTTGTCTTTGGCTGTTAAATTTCTAACAGAAAAAATAGGTTTCTCACTTATCTCCACATGTCTTGGTGGGTATAAATCCTTAAGTTCTCTACCAATCATCAACTTTATAACCTCGTCGGTATTAGTTTCAGAAACCACCCTACTTCCTGTATCAACACCATCTTTAAGAACTGTAACAGTATCGGCTATTTTAAATATTTCCTCTAAATGATGTGAGATATAAATAATTGAGACACCTTCTTTTTTTAGTCTTAATAAATTGTCAAATAACTTTTGCGTATCTGTAGGATCAAAAACTGTTGTCGGTTCATCTAAAACTAGAATTTTAGTGTCTTCAGATAAAGCTTTAGCTATTTCTACCACTTGCTTTTGAACAATACTTAAATCTCTAACTCTAGCTGCTGGATTAATATCAAAACCTAACGATTTAATTAATTCGCCAGCATCTTTTGTTATTTTTTTCCAATTCATCCAAAATTTATTGGCACCTAGTTTGTGTAAATAAATATTTTCGGCTACTGACAAATCATTTACCAATGATAATTCTTGGTACACAACACTAATTCCTAATAATTGGCCTTCGTGCGTATTTTTGGGGTTAATTTCTTCCCCATTTAATACAACCTGTCCACTATCTTTTTGATGTACACCACTTAAAATTTTCATAAGTGTTGATTTCCCTGCACCATTCTCTCCAATTAAAGCATGTATTTCGCCATGTTTAACCTTTAAATTAACATCTTGAAGGACCGATACTATACCAAAACTTTTTGATATTCCATTCATTTCAAGTCTGTATTCACTTTCTGAATTATTCATATCAATCGTTTTAAAGGTTAAAATAAAGCTTTAGGATTGTAGTATTTAGCTGCATTTTCTTTGGTAATTAATAAGGGTGCAGTAAATGATGTTTTAGGAAAATCACGTTTACCATTAAAATATTGAATCGCATACTCCACCGAATTTTTTCCAATTTGAACAGGACTATTCATAGCTGTACACCCATAAAAATCGGTTTCCATAATATATTTGATGGCTTCTTTTTGTCCATCTGCACCAGCCACTATTAAAATATCGTCTGTTTTACCGGCCTGAGCAATCGCTTTAATAGCACCTAACACACAAACATCGGATTCTGTAATCACCACGTTAATATCAGGGTGTGCTACCAAAGCATCTTCCATCGCTTTTAAACCACCTGCGTAAGACCAGTCGGTATAAGCTTGGGTTTTAATATTTAAATCGATGTAACCCAAAGTTCTTAATTGTTCCTCTGTAATACCTTGCAGCAAACCCTGTTTACGTGTTTTACCCACTGGGTTTCCGGCGTTACCACTTAGTAAGGCAATATTCATTTTTTTAGAACCAAACTTTTTGGCTAGCCATTCACCAGCAAGCTCTCCGTTTGCTAGATTATTTGATTGAATCGTAGTCACATAATCAGCCGAAGGATCAATCGAACTATCAATAATAAAAACTGGAATTCCCGCTTTTGCTGCCATTCTTGTAACTCCAACTAAAGCGTCTGGATCTTTTGGATTTAACAACAAAGCGTCTACACCTTTTGTAATTAAATCTTCAACTGCTGCAATTTGCTTATTTATATCATCTTGACCATCAGCAGACATAAAAATCATACCATTTTTTTTCGTAGCAGATTCAATACTTTGCAATAATGCCTGATAATAAGGCGCATTTAATGACGGGGTACAATACCCAATTTTCATTCCTGTTAAATCCATAGCGCTTTCTACTTTTTCATTAGTATCTTCTGCACTATTTACATTCGATTGTGTGGAATTTGTTTGTTCAACACAACTCGTTAAGCTAATAATTAGAGCAAATACCATGAACGGTTTTACTAATTGCTTTAAAACTGATGTTGTTTTTTTAGTCTTCATAATTAGTTTGTTTTTAAATTAATAAATTAAATTTTGTTTAAAATATGGTTAGGTCTAGTTGTAATACAGCCTTTTCTTTTTCAGGGTTCCACATAGCAGTTACCTCTACTGGCATTCTATAGTTCCCTATGTGAATATCTTTACTAAGAGATGCTCCAACATTTATAAAGTTCCCAACTCCTTCAGTATAAAACGTTTTATCTGTAATAAACGACCATGCACCACCTGCAAAAAGCGATAATTTATAATCATCCTTTTCCCAAACTTTACTTTTTATTTCTAAATAATGTGTCCACGAATCTTTAACAGAACCATCACTCTGCACCTCGTAGTCTCCAGATCTACCAGCCAAAATAGTTGCTAGATATAACAACGTATTATCTGTAACCATATACCCAAAGTTTAAATCTACAAAATTATAGCCTTGTGTTTTATCATAACTCCAGTAGTGTAATTTATCTCCTCGCTCTTCAACACCTGTATAGTTATTATGAGAAACTGCCTCTATAAAAAACTTATCAGAAAAACGATACATCGTATAAATAGAGAACTCCTTATAGTTAGCCCCTACATAGTCTCCCGTATTTTTATTTACAACATCAACACTAGTAAAACTTGCACCGCCCCATAAACCAAAAGTAAATTTCTTATTACGCGAGTTATATTCTAAATTAGTAGCAAATACTGCTCCCGGATGTACTACAAACCCATGCCATAAATGCATATTTTTTAAGTGTGCTCCAGCATTAAATGGTTTATAATCATCTTTCTCCAATCCACCAACTTCAGATTGGTCAATTTCTTCGTTTTGCGCCGAAAGAACACTAAAACTAAACAACAGACAAATCAAGACAAGCTTAAATGCAGCATAACTACAGACGTGTGTTT
The genomic region above belongs to Mariniflexile litorale and contains:
- a CDS encoding mannitol dehydrogenase family protein — protein: MDYYKVNSKNLSLLKERVSVPTYDRTNVKAGILHIGIGGFHRAHEAFYTDELLNKNSNSNWGICGVALLSFDQRIYQTLKDQNGLYTLIVKELDGTLTKTIIGSIVDYLFAPENPIAVIERIANPEIKIITLTITEGGYNYNEATGEFEIENPSIQKDLKNPNDPKTVFGYLTQGLKLRKENNVSGCTIQSCDNIQGNGHVTKKMLLSYVKHAEPELVSWIESHVSFPNSMVDRITPATVSADMAALKETSGIEDAWPVVCEPFKQWVIEDDFIAGRPAWEKVGAQFVEDVVPYEKMKLSLLNAGHSVLGILGTLIGYSTIDEVVNDTVVSAFLEAYMEQEVIPTLGDLEGVDLNEYKKSLLQRFGNIYIKDQVDRICSESSAKIPKFMLPTVQSQLKDGGSIELAAFVIASWAIYSLGVDENGTKIPIKDAVKAVLHEKAVAAKSNPKAFLDIESIFGSLADSESFVEVFTKSYQNIMQFGVKKCLIDLNSKF
- a CDS encoding ABC transporter permease gives rise to the protein MSLTLKNQLSSPSGVLKFLIKYNTIFIFVLLVVFSAMISDVFFTSINLSNLLKQVSGIGIISIGMLIVILTGGIDLSVGSLVALLAVVFAILINIVVLPLAISLTLVIGFLLGSISGYLVAYQKMAPFIATLALMTIARGLGFIYSKGSPITFKTPGGEFMANFANNSFLGIPNIAIIFIIIVIIAQVLLHYNVFGRLIIAIGSNEEASRLSGIKVNKYKFLVYAISGALAATAAIIVASRTNLGSPNMGMAWELDAIAAVVIGGASLNGGKGSAVNTLMGVLILGLIGNILNLLNVPSYPQQVVKGAIIVFAVLLQRFEDK
- a CDS encoding sugar ABC transporter ATP-binding protein — encoded protein: MNNSESEYRLEMNGISKSFGIVSVLQDVNLKVKHGEIHALIGENGAGKSTLMKILSGVHQKDSGQVVLNGEEINPKNTHEGQLLGISVVYQELSLVNDLSVAENIYLHKLGANKFWMNWKKITKDAGELIKSLGFDINPAARVRDLSIVQKQVVEIAKALSEDTKILVLDEPTTVFDPTDTQKLFDNLLRLKKEGVSIIYISHHLEEIFKIADTVTVLKDGVDTGSRVVSETNTDEVIKLMIGRELKDLYPPRHVEISEKPIFSVRNLTAKDNLVHDVSFSVKAGEVLGIAGLGGSGRTETAKLIFGADKKKSGVISIAGIDLNISCPANAVKHAIGFVSEDRKEEGVFLPLSIGRNISITNFKPISNKFGFIFSDKETANVVGLIDKLSIKTPSGKVIVKNLSGGNQQKVALAKWLSIDSKVIIIDEPTRGVDVGAKVEIYNLINEVAKKGVGVIVISSDMPEIMGISDRILVMHKGTIFGELPKEKFSEENILRYSIGKHLKS
- a CDS encoding substrate-binding domain-containing protein, which codes for MKTKKTTSVLKQLVKPFMVFALIISLTSCVEQTNSTQSNVNSAEDTNEKVESAMDLTGMKIGYCTPSLNAPYYQALLQSIESATKKNGMIFMSADGQDDINKQIAAVEDLITKGVDALLLNPKDPDALVGVTRMAAKAGIPVFIIDSSIDPSADYVTTIQSNNLANGELAGEWLAKKFGSKKMNIALLSGNAGNPVGKTRKQGLLQGITEEQLRTLGYIDLNIKTQAYTDWSYAGGLKAMEDALVAHPDINVVITESDVCVLGAIKAIAQAGKTDDILIVAGADGQKEAIKYIMETDFYGCTAMNSPVQIGKNSVEYAIQYFNGKRDFPKTSFTAPLLITKENAAKYYNPKALF